One window from the genome of Amaranthus tricolor cultivar Red isolate AtriRed21 chromosome 9, ASM2621246v1, whole genome shotgun sequence encodes:
- the LOC130824538 gene encoding auxin response factor 19-like isoform X2 → MCIIEGKAINSELWHACAGPLVAVPPVGSLVVYFPQGHSEQVAASMQKETDGIPSYPNLPSKLICMLHNVTLHADPETDEVYAQMTLQPVNKYDREALLQSELALKQSRQPAEFFCKTLTASDTSTHGGFSVPRRAADKIFPPLDFSMQPPAQELMAKDLHGQAWTFRHIYRGQPKRHLLTTGWSVFVSSKRLFAGDSVLFVRDEKSHLQLGIRRANRQQPALASSVISSDSMHIGILAAAAHAASNNSPFTIFYNPRASPAEFVVPLAKYNKALYSQVSLGMRFRMMFETEECGVRRYMGTITGISDLDPLRWKNSQWRNLQVGWDESTTGERPSRVSIWDIEPVVTPFYICPPPFFRPKFPKQPGMPDDESDLESLFKTGMPWLGDAFGMKDMPNSIFPGLSLVQWMSMQQNNQFPGAQAGNFSSMHTASALHGSLGVDDPSKLLNFQAPSLSMPNLQFNKAVQQNQMSQVQQQPASWSQQQQLQQLLQSPLTSQPQQQQQLPKQQLQQQQPAPQKQQITQSTFVNSGLASPSQNLSQNLPQPHIYSQLHHLPVLGVNNQTPPNISSNKDSTLTSLPPDTQFQQQTEQQANVVQRHQQLQVQLQQPSQPLLQESLSQRPPVLQNLSEHQLQLQLLQKLQQQPQAEQQQLQQHQQHHQKSHPLMSSTSPQVQPQVTSQLRIAQQNQILPQHPLMQYQPQQVGVSTIPTSALVNSTPITAVQNQGMQRTSGIVRSISGPTNGDAPSCSTSPSTNNCQVPHSSFLTRNQPGRNLLVDHSIVEPNRSLVQDLQEKSDIRIKNEIQSSKVIEAPRINGIITDPLEASSSVTSYGLDLSGFQQNLSLPSFGLDGDVQSHPRNNLPLSTGMDALTPETLLSRGFDTGKELHNLFSNYNNGPTDIETELSAAAMTSQPFGIPNIPFKSGCSNDIAAINDTAVLGGGIWPNQTQQRMRTYTKVQKRGSVGRSIDVTRYKGYDELRCDLARMFGIEGQLEDLQRSEWKLVYVDHENDILLVGDDPWDEFVNCVQSIKILSCVEVQQMSLDGDLGNGPIPNQASSGTDSGNAWRGHYDDQSAASFNR, encoded by the exons ATGTGTATCATAG AGGGAAAAGCTATAAATTCAGAGTTGTGGCATGCCTGTGCTGGACCGCTTGTTGCTGTGCCTCCTGTTGGAAGTCTTGTTGTTTACTTTCCACAAGGCCATAGCGAGCAA GTAGCAGCTTCTATGCAAAAGGAGACTGATGGCATTCCAAGCTATCCAAATCTTCCATCTAAGTTGATTTGCATGCTCCACAATGTCACATTACAT GCCGATCCAGAAACCGATGAGGTGTATGCACAAATGACTCTTCAACCTGTTAATAAG TATGATAGGGAAGCTTTGCTTCAATCTGAGTTGGCTCTTAAACAAAGCAGGCAGCCTGCCGAGTTCTTCTGCAAAACTCTAACAGCTAGTGACACAAGCACACATGGGGGATTTTCTGTTCCTCGTCGAGCTGCTGATAAGATTTTTCCTCCGTTG GATTTCTCTATGCAACCTCCTGCTCAAGAGCTAATGGCTAAAGATTTACACGGCCAAGCATGGACCTTTCGACATATATATCGAG GCCAGCCAAAAAGACATTTGTTGACTACAGGATGGAGTGTTTTTGTCAGCTCTAAGAGATTATTTGCTGGTGATTCTGTTCTCTTCGTAAG AGATGAAAAATCACATCTTCAATTAGGTATACGGCGTGCAAACAGACAGCAGCCTGCCCTTGCTTCATCTGTTATATCTAGTGACAGCATGCATATCGGAATTCTTGCCGCTGCAGCTCATGCTGCTAGTAATAACAGTCCAttcacaattttttataatccGAG GGCTAGTCCAGCTGAGTTTGTAGTTCCCTTGGCTAAGTATAATAAAGCACTATACTCCCAAGTTTCTCTCGGAATGCGATTCAGGATGATGTTTGAAACTGAGGAGTGTGGGGTACGTAGGTACATGGGTACAATAACAGGCATCAGTGACCTTGATCCTCTGCGATGGAAAAACTCTCAGTGGCGTAACCTTCAG GTTGGCTGGGATGAATCTACAACTGGGGAGAGACCAAGTCGAGTTTCCATTTGGGATATTGAGCCCGTTGTCACACCTTTCTACATATGTCCCCCGCCATTTTTCAGACCAAAGTTCCCTAAGCAGCCAGGGATGCCAG ATGACGAGTCCGACCTGGAGAGCCTGTTTAAGACTGGTATGCCTTGGCTTGGTGATGCCTTTGGCATGAAAGACATGCCTAACTCAATATTTCCCGGCTTGAGTCTGGTCCAGTGGATGAGCATGCAACAAAATAACCAGTTTCCTGGTGCGCAGGCCGGAAATTTCTCATCCATGCATACAGCATCTGCCTTGCACGGCAGCCTGGGTGTCGATGATCCGTCCAAGTTGTTGAACTTCCAAGCTCCATCTCTGTCTATGCCGAATCTTCAGTTCAATAAAGCCGTCCAACAAAATCAAATGAGTCAGGTACAGCAGCAACCTGCATCCTGGTCCCAGCAGCAGCAGCTACAGCAATTGCTGCAGAGTCCTCTTACCTCGCAGCCGCAGCAGCAACAACAGCTGCCGAAGCAACAATTGCAGCAGCAACAACCAGCACCACAAAAGCAGCAAATAACGCAATCGACATTTGTAAACAGTGGTCTTGCTTCACCTAGCCAGAATTTAAGTCAGAATTTGCCTCAGCCTCACATTTACAGTCAGCTTCATCACCTGCCGGTGCTAGGAGTAAATAACCAGACCCCACCAAATATTTCATCCAATAAAGACTCTACACTAACATCATTACCGCCAGATACGCAGTTTCAGCAACAAACAGAACAGCAAGCTAATGTTGTGCAGAGACATCAGCAGCTGCAAGTACAATTGCAGCAGCCTTCACAGCCGTTACTTCAAGAGAGCCTGTCACAGAGGCCGCCTGTCCTACAGAACCTCTCTGAGCATCAGCTTCAACTTCAACTGCTGCAAAAATTACAGCAGCAACCTCAGGCAGAGCAGCAACAACTGCAGCAACATCAACAGCATCATCAGAAATCACACCCTTTGATGTCGTCCACGAGTCCTCAGGTCCAGCCTCAAGTGACATCCCAACTTCGTATTGCTCAGCAAAACCAAATTTTACCGCAGCATCCGTTAATGCAGTATCAGCCACAACAAGTGGGTGTTAGCACTATTCCCACATCCGCGCTTGTGAATTCTACTCCAATAACAGCAGTCCAAAATCAGGGGATGCAGAGAACAAGTGGGATAGTAAGATCTATATCTGGCCCGACCAATGGAGATGCTCCATCGTGCTCTACATCACCGTCCACAAATAACTGCCAGGTTCCTCATTCAAGCTTTTTAACCCGGAATCAGCCTGGGCGGAACTTGTTAGTTGATCATTCCATCGTTGAGCCCAATAGAAGCTTGGTGCAAGATCTTCAAGAGAAGTCTGATATTAGGATCAAGAATGAGATTCAAAGCTCAAAAGTAATAGAGGCGCCAAGAATCAATGGCATCATCACTGATCCATTAGAAGCATCCTCTTCTGTCACTTCATACGGGTTGGACTTGAGTGGATTTCAACAAAATTTATCCCTTCCGAGCTTTGGATTGGATGGTGATGTGCAGTCTCACCCAAGGAATAATCTTCCTCTTTCAACGGGCATGGATGCTTTGACACCGGAAACCTTGTTGTCTAGGGGATTTGACACAGGAAAGGAGCTCCATAATTTGTTTTCTAATTACAATAACGGCCCTACAGACATCGAAACAGAATTGTCAGCTGCTGCAATGACTTCTCAGCCATTTGGGATTCCAAATATCCCGTTCAAGTCAGGGTGTTCGAATGATATAGCAGCAATTAATGATACTGCTGTTTTGGGTGGTGGGATATGGCCGAACCAGACTCAACAACGTATGAGGACATATACAAAG GTGCAAAAGCGTGGCTCAGTTGGTAGATCCATTGACGTCACCCGTTACAAGGGATATGATGAGCTTAGATGTGACCTTGCTCGTATGTTCGGTATCGAAGGACAACTTGAGGATCTTCAAAGATCAGAGTGGAAACTGGTCTATGTAGATCATGAAAATGACATTCTATTGGTCGGAGATGATCCGTGGGA TGAATTCGTGAATTGTGTTCAGAGCATAAAGATACTATCATGTGTTGAGGTGCAGCAGATGAGTTTAGACGGTGATTTGGGTAACGGGCCGATCCCTAACCAAGCTTCTAGTGGTACCGACAGCGGCAATGCATGGAGAGGACACTATGATGACCAATCTGCTGCCTCATTCAATCGATAG
- the LOC130824538 gene encoding auxin response factor 19-like isoform X3, whose amino-acid sequence MQKETDGIPSYPNLPSKLICMLHNVTLHADPETDEVYAQMTLQPVNKYDREALLQSELALKQSRQPAEFFCKTLTASDTSTHGGFSVPRRAADKIFPPLDFSMQPPAQELMAKDLHGQAWTFRHIYRGQPKRHLLTTGWSVFVSSKRLFAGDSVLFVRDEKSHLQLGIRRANRQQPALASSVISSDSMHIGILAAAAHAASNNSPFTIFYNPRASPAEFVVPLAKYNKALYSQVSLGMRFRMMFETEECGVRRYMGTITGISDLDPLRWKNSQWRNLQVGWDESTTGERPSRVSIWDIEPVVTPFYICPPPFFRPKFPKQPGMPDDESDLESLFKTGMPWLGDAFGMKDMPNSIFPGLSLVQWMSMQQNNQFPGAQAGNFSSMHTASALHGSLGVDDPSKLLNFQAPSLSMPNLQFNKAVQQNQMSQVQQQPASWSQQQQLQQLLQSPLTSQPQQQQQLPKQQLQQQQPAPQKQQITQSTFVNSGLASPSQNLSQNLPQPHIYSQLHHLPVLGVNNQTPPNISSNKDSTLTSLPPDTQFQQQTEQQANVVQRHQQLQVQLQQPSQPLLQESLSQRPPVLQNLSEHQLQLQLLQKLQQQPQAEQQQLQQHQQHHQKSHPLMSSTSPQVQPQVTSQLRIAQQNQILPQHPLMQYQPQQVGVSTIPTSALVNSTPITAVQNQGMQRTSGIVRSISGPTNGDAPSCSTSPSTNNCQVPHSSFLTRNQPGRNLLVDHSIVEPNRSLVQDLQEKSDIRIKNEIQSSKVIEAPRINGIITDPLEASSSVTSYGLDLSGFQQNLSLPSFGLDGDVQSHPRNNLPLSTGMDALTPETLLSRGFDTGKELHNLFSNYNNGPTDIETELSAAAMTSQPFGIPNIPFKSGCSNDIAAINDTAVLGGGIWPNQTQQRMRTYTKVQKRGSVGRSIDVTRYKGYDELRCDLARMFGIEGQLEDLQRSEWKLVYVDHENDILLVGDDPWDEFVNCVQSIKILSCVEVQQMSLDGDLGNGPIPNQASSGTDSGNAWRGHYDDQSAASFNR is encoded by the exons ATGCAAAAGGAGACTGATGGCATTCCAAGCTATCCAAATCTTCCATCTAAGTTGATTTGCATGCTCCACAATGTCACATTACAT GCCGATCCAGAAACCGATGAGGTGTATGCACAAATGACTCTTCAACCTGTTAATAAG TATGATAGGGAAGCTTTGCTTCAATCTGAGTTGGCTCTTAAACAAAGCAGGCAGCCTGCCGAGTTCTTCTGCAAAACTCTAACAGCTAGTGACACAAGCACACATGGGGGATTTTCTGTTCCTCGTCGAGCTGCTGATAAGATTTTTCCTCCGTTG GATTTCTCTATGCAACCTCCTGCTCAAGAGCTAATGGCTAAAGATTTACACGGCCAAGCATGGACCTTTCGACATATATATCGAG GCCAGCCAAAAAGACATTTGTTGACTACAGGATGGAGTGTTTTTGTCAGCTCTAAGAGATTATTTGCTGGTGATTCTGTTCTCTTCGTAAG AGATGAAAAATCACATCTTCAATTAGGTATACGGCGTGCAAACAGACAGCAGCCTGCCCTTGCTTCATCTGTTATATCTAGTGACAGCATGCATATCGGAATTCTTGCCGCTGCAGCTCATGCTGCTAGTAATAACAGTCCAttcacaattttttataatccGAG GGCTAGTCCAGCTGAGTTTGTAGTTCCCTTGGCTAAGTATAATAAAGCACTATACTCCCAAGTTTCTCTCGGAATGCGATTCAGGATGATGTTTGAAACTGAGGAGTGTGGGGTACGTAGGTACATGGGTACAATAACAGGCATCAGTGACCTTGATCCTCTGCGATGGAAAAACTCTCAGTGGCGTAACCTTCAG GTTGGCTGGGATGAATCTACAACTGGGGAGAGACCAAGTCGAGTTTCCATTTGGGATATTGAGCCCGTTGTCACACCTTTCTACATATGTCCCCCGCCATTTTTCAGACCAAAGTTCCCTAAGCAGCCAGGGATGCCAG ATGACGAGTCCGACCTGGAGAGCCTGTTTAAGACTGGTATGCCTTGGCTTGGTGATGCCTTTGGCATGAAAGACATGCCTAACTCAATATTTCCCGGCTTGAGTCTGGTCCAGTGGATGAGCATGCAACAAAATAACCAGTTTCCTGGTGCGCAGGCCGGAAATTTCTCATCCATGCATACAGCATCTGCCTTGCACGGCAGCCTGGGTGTCGATGATCCGTCCAAGTTGTTGAACTTCCAAGCTCCATCTCTGTCTATGCCGAATCTTCAGTTCAATAAAGCCGTCCAACAAAATCAAATGAGTCAGGTACAGCAGCAACCTGCATCCTGGTCCCAGCAGCAGCAGCTACAGCAATTGCTGCAGAGTCCTCTTACCTCGCAGCCGCAGCAGCAACAACAGCTGCCGAAGCAACAATTGCAGCAGCAACAACCAGCACCACAAAAGCAGCAAATAACGCAATCGACATTTGTAAACAGTGGTCTTGCTTCACCTAGCCAGAATTTAAGTCAGAATTTGCCTCAGCCTCACATTTACAGTCAGCTTCATCACCTGCCGGTGCTAGGAGTAAATAACCAGACCCCACCAAATATTTCATCCAATAAAGACTCTACACTAACATCATTACCGCCAGATACGCAGTTTCAGCAACAAACAGAACAGCAAGCTAATGTTGTGCAGAGACATCAGCAGCTGCAAGTACAATTGCAGCAGCCTTCACAGCCGTTACTTCAAGAGAGCCTGTCACAGAGGCCGCCTGTCCTACAGAACCTCTCTGAGCATCAGCTTCAACTTCAACTGCTGCAAAAATTACAGCAGCAACCTCAGGCAGAGCAGCAACAACTGCAGCAACATCAACAGCATCATCAGAAATCACACCCTTTGATGTCGTCCACGAGTCCTCAGGTCCAGCCTCAAGTGACATCCCAACTTCGTATTGCTCAGCAAAACCAAATTTTACCGCAGCATCCGTTAATGCAGTATCAGCCACAACAAGTGGGTGTTAGCACTATTCCCACATCCGCGCTTGTGAATTCTACTCCAATAACAGCAGTCCAAAATCAGGGGATGCAGAGAACAAGTGGGATAGTAAGATCTATATCTGGCCCGACCAATGGAGATGCTCCATCGTGCTCTACATCACCGTCCACAAATAACTGCCAGGTTCCTCATTCAAGCTTTTTAACCCGGAATCAGCCTGGGCGGAACTTGTTAGTTGATCATTCCATCGTTGAGCCCAATAGAAGCTTGGTGCAAGATCTTCAAGAGAAGTCTGATATTAGGATCAAGAATGAGATTCAAAGCTCAAAAGTAATAGAGGCGCCAAGAATCAATGGCATCATCACTGATCCATTAGAAGCATCCTCTTCTGTCACTTCATACGGGTTGGACTTGAGTGGATTTCAACAAAATTTATCCCTTCCGAGCTTTGGATTGGATGGTGATGTGCAGTCTCACCCAAGGAATAATCTTCCTCTTTCAACGGGCATGGATGCTTTGACACCGGAAACCTTGTTGTCTAGGGGATTTGACACAGGAAAGGAGCTCCATAATTTGTTTTCTAATTACAATAACGGCCCTACAGACATCGAAACAGAATTGTCAGCTGCTGCAATGACTTCTCAGCCATTTGGGATTCCAAATATCCCGTTCAAGTCAGGGTGTTCGAATGATATAGCAGCAATTAATGATACTGCTGTTTTGGGTGGTGGGATATGGCCGAACCAGACTCAACAACGTATGAGGACATATACAAAG GTGCAAAAGCGTGGCTCAGTTGGTAGATCCATTGACGTCACCCGTTACAAGGGATATGATGAGCTTAGATGTGACCTTGCTCGTATGTTCGGTATCGAAGGACAACTTGAGGATCTTCAAAGATCAGAGTGGAAACTGGTCTATGTAGATCATGAAAATGACATTCTATTGGTCGGAGATGATCCGTGGGA TGAATTCGTGAATTGTGTTCAGAGCATAAAGATACTATCATGTGTTGAGGTGCAGCAGATGAGTTTAGACGGTGATTTGGGTAACGGGCCGATCCCTAACCAAGCTTCTAGTGGTACCGACAGCGGCAATGCATGGAGAGGACACTATGATGACCAATCTGCTGCCTCATTCAATCGATAG
- the LOC130824538 gene encoding auxin response factor 19-like isoform X1 encodes MKAPTNGVIAHSGEEGKAINSELWHACAGPLVAVPPVGSLVVYFPQGHSEQVAASMQKETDGIPSYPNLPSKLICMLHNVTLHADPETDEVYAQMTLQPVNKYDREALLQSELALKQSRQPAEFFCKTLTASDTSTHGGFSVPRRAADKIFPPLDFSMQPPAQELMAKDLHGQAWTFRHIYRGQPKRHLLTTGWSVFVSSKRLFAGDSVLFVRDEKSHLQLGIRRANRQQPALASSVISSDSMHIGILAAAAHAASNNSPFTIFYNPRASPAEFVVPLAKYNKALYSQVSLGMRFRMMFETEECGVRRYMGTITGISDLDPLRWKNSQWRNLQVGWDESTTGERPSRVSIWDIEPVVTPFYICPPPFFRPKFPKQPGMPDDESDLESLFKTGMPWLGDAFGMKDMPNSIFPGLSLVQWMSMQQNNQFPGAQAGNFSSMHTASALHGSLGVDDPSKLLNFQAPSLSMPNLQFNKAVQQNQMSQVQQQPASWSQQQQLQQLLQSPLTSQPQQQQQLPKQQLQQQQPAPQKQQITQSTFVNSGLASPSQNLSQNLPQPHIYSQLHHLPVLGVNNQTPPNISSNKDSTLTSLPPDTQFQQQTEQQANVVQRHQQLQVQLQQPSQPLLQESLSQRPPVLQNLSEHQLQLQLLQKLQQQPQAEQQQLQQHQQHHQKSHPLMSSTSPQVQPQVTSQLRIAQQNQILPQHPLMQYQPQQVGVSTIPTSALVNSTPITAVQNQGMQRTSGIVRSISGPTNGDAPSCSTSPSTNNCQVPHSSFLTRNQPGRNLLVDHSIVEPNRSLVQDLQEKSDIRIKNEIQSSKVIEAPRINGIITDPLEASSSVTSYGLDLSGFQQNLSLPSFGLDGDVQSHPRNNLPLSTGMDALTPETLLSRGFDTGKELHNLFSNYNNGPTDIETELSAAAMTSQPFGIPNIPFKSGCSNDIAAINDTAVLGGGIWPNQTQQRMRTYTKVQKRGSVGRSIDVTRYKGYDELRCDLARMFGIEGQLEDLQRSEWKLVYVDHENDILLVGDDPWDEFVNCVQSIKILSCVEVQQMSLDGDLGNGPIPNQASSGTDSGNAWRGHYDDQSAASFNR; translated from the exons ATGAAAGCTCCTACAAATGGTGTCATTGCTCACTCTGGAGAAG AGGGAAAAGCTATAAATTCAGAGTTGTGGCATGCCTGTGCTGGACCGCTTGTTGCTGTGCCTCCTGTTGGAAGTCTTGTTGTTTACTTTCCACAAGGCCATAGCGAGCAA GTAGCAGCTTCTATGCAAAAGGAGACTGATGGCATTCCAAGCTATCCAAATCTTCCATCTAAGTTGATTTGCATGCTCCACAATGTCACATTACAT GCCGATCCAGAAACCGATGAGGTGTATGCACAAATGACTCTTCAACCTGTTAATAAG TATGATAGGGAAGCTTTGCTTCAATCTGAGTTGGCTCTTAAACAAAGCAGGCAGCCTGCCGAGTTCTTCTGCAAAACTCTAACAGCTAGTGACACAAGCACACATGGGGGATTTTCTGTTCCTCGTCGAGCTGCTGATAAGATTTTTCCTCCGTTG GATTTCTCTATGCAACCTCCTGCTCAAGAGCTAATGGCTAAAGATTTACACGGCCAAGCATGGACCTTTCGACATATATATCGAG GCCAGCCAAAAAGACATTTGTTGACTACAGGATGGAGTGTTTTTGTCAGCTCTAAGAGATTATTTGCTGGTGATTCTGTTCTCTTCGTAAG AGATGAAAAATCACATCTTCAATTAGGTATACGGCGTGCAAACAGACAGCAGCCTGCCCTTGCTTCATCTGTTATATCTAGTGACAGCATGCATATCGGAATTCTTGCCGCTGCAGCTCATGCTGCTAGTAATAACAGTCCAttcacaattttttataatccGAG GGCTAGTCCAGCTGAGTTTGTAGTTCCCTTGGCTAAGTATAATAAAGCACTATACTCCCAAGTTTCTCTCGGAATGCGATTCAGGATGATGTTTGAAACTGAGGAGTGTGGGGTACGTAGGTACATGGGTACAATAACAGGCATCAGTGACCTTGATCCTCTGCGATGGAAAAACTCTCAGTGGCGTAACCTTCAG GTTGGCTGGGATGAATCTACAACTGGGGAGAGACCAAGTCGAGTTTCCATTTGGGATATTGAGCCCGTTGTCACACCTTTCTACATATGTCCCCCGCCATTTTTCAGACCAAAGTTCCCTAAGCAGCCAGGGATGCCAG ATGACGAGTCCGACCTGGAGAGCCTGTTTAAGACTGGTATGCCTTGGCTTGGTGATGCCTTTGGCATGAAAGACATGCCTAACTCAATATTTCCCGGCTTGAGTCTGGTCCAGTGGATGAGCATGCAACAAAATAACCAGTTTCCTGGTGCGCAGGCCGGAAATTTCTCATCCATGCATACAGCATCTGCCTTGCACGGCAGCCTGGGTGTCGATGATCCGTCCAAGTTGTTGAACTTCCAAGCTCCATCTCTGTCTATGCCGAATCTTCAGTTCAATAAAGCCGTCCAACAAAATCAAATGAGTCAGGTACAGCAGCAACCTGCATCCTGGTCCCAGCAGCAGCAGCTACAGCAATTGCTGCAGAGTCCTCTTACCTCGCAGCCGCAGCAGCAACAACAGCTGCCGAAGCAACAATTGCAGCAGCAACAACCAGCACCACAAAAGCAGCAAATAACGCAATCGACATTTGTAAACAGTGGTCTTGCTTCACCTAGCCAGAATTTAAGTCAGAATTTGCCTCAGCCTCACATTTACAGTCAGCTTCATCACCTGCCGGTGCTAGGAGTAAATAACCAGACCCCACCAAATATTTCATCCAATAAAGACTCTACACTAACATCATTACCGCCAGATACGCAGTTTCAGCAACAAACAGAACAGCAAGCTAATGTTGTGCAGAGACATCAGCAGCTGCAAGTACAATTGCAGCAGCCTTCACAGCCGTTACTTCAAGAGAGCCTGTCACAGAGGCCGCCTGTCCTACAGAACCTCTCTGAGCATCAGCTTCAACTTCAACTGCTGCAAAAATTACAGCAGCAACCTCAGGCAGAGCAGCAACAACTGCAGCAACATCAACAGCATCATCAGAAATCACACCCTTTGATGTCGTCCACGAGTCCTCAGGTCCAGCCTCAAGTGACATCCCAACTTCGTATTGCTCAGCAAAACCAAATTTTACCGCAGCATCCGTTAATGCAGTATCAGCCACAACAAGTGGGTGTTAGCACTATTCCCACATCCGCGCTTGTGAATTCTACTCCAATAACAGCAGTCCAAAATCAGGGGATGCAGAGAACAAGTGGGATAGTAAGATCTATATCTGGCCCGACCAATGGAGATGCTCCATCGTGCTCTACATCACCGTCCACAAATAACTGCCAGGTTCCTCATTCAAGCTTTTTAACCCGGAATCAGCCTGGGCGGAACTTGTTAGTTGATCATTCCATCGTTGAGCCCAATAGAAGCTTGGTGCAAGATCTTCAAGAGAAGTCTGATATTAGGATCAAGAATGAGATTCAAAGCTCAAAAGTAATAGAGGCGCCAAGAATCAATGGCATCATCACTGATCCATTAGAAGCATCCTCTTCTGTCACTTCATACGGGTTGGACTTGAGTGGATTTCAACAAAATTTATCCCTTCCGAGCTTTGGATTGGATGGTGATGTGCAGTCTCACCCAAGGAATAATCTTCCTCTTTCAACGGGCATGGATGCTTTGACACCGGAAACCTTGTTGTCTAGGGGATTTGACACAGGAAAGGAGCTCCATAATTTGTTTTCTAATTACAATAACGGCCCTACAGACATCGAAACAGAATTGTCAGCTGCTGCAATGACTTCTCAGCCATTTGGGATTCCAAATATCCCGTTCAAGTCAGGGTGTTCGAATGATATAGCAGCAATTAATGATACTGCTGTTTTGGGTGGTGGGATATGGCCGAACCAGACTCAACAACGTATGAGGACATATACAAAG GTGCAAAAGCGTGGCTCAGTTGGTAGATCCATTGACGTCACCCGTTACAAGGGATATGATGAGCTTAGATGTGACCTTGCTCGTATGTTCGGTATCGAAGGACAACTTGAGGATCTTCAAAGATCAGAGTGGAAACTGGTCTATGTAGATCATGAAAATGACATTCTATTGGTCGGAGATGATCCGTGGGA TGAATTCGTGAATTGTGTTCAGAGCATAAAGATACTATCATGTGTTGAGGTGCAGCAGATGAGTTTAGACGGTGATTTGGGTAACGGGCCGATCCCTAACCAAGCTTCTAGTGGTACCGACAGCGGCAATGCATGGAGAGGACACTATGATGACCAATCTGCTGCCTCATTCAATCGATAG